One Bos indicus isolate NIAB-ARS_2022 breed Sahiwal x Tharparkar chromosome 10, NIAB-ARS_B.indTharparkar_mat_pri_1.0, whole genome shotgun sequence DNA window includes the following coding sequences:
- the SNX22 gene encoding sorting nexin-22 isoform X1 — translation MLEVHIPSVGPEKGHMVFRVEVLCRGRRHIVQRRYREFHALHKRIKKLYKVPDFPSKRLPNWRTRGLEQRRQGLEAYIQGILYLNQDVPKELLEFLSLRHWPTDPKASNRGSQLYHRPVVSFPMDPYICTPSPEPLPSVVVQGVLQGLYGFNATIAEAQPEAARHPAPMPPTP, via the exons ATGCTGGAAGTTCACATCCCGTCGGTGGGGCCCGAGAAAGGCCACATG GTGTTCCGAGTGGAGGTGCTGTGCCGCGGGCGCAGACACATCGTGCAGAGGCGCTACAGAGAGTTCCACGCGCTCCACAAGCGG ATCAAGAAACTGTACAAAGTGCCGGACTTCCCCTCCAAACGCCTGCCCAACTGGAGGACGAGAGGGCTGGAGCAGCGGCGGCAGGGCTTGGAGGCCTATATCCAG ggcatcctatACTTGAACCAGGATGTGCCCAAGGAACTACTGGAATTCCTGAGTCTTCGGCACTGGCCCACAGACCCCAAGGCCAGCAACCGGGG CTCGCAGCTGTATCACCGGCCTGTCGTCAGCTTCCCCATGGATCCTTACATTTGCACCCCATCCCCAG AGCCTCTGCCCAGCGTGGTGGTGCAGGGCGTGCTCCAGGGCCTCTATGGCTTCAATGCCACCATAGCTGAAGCCCAGCCGGAGGCCGCCCGTCACCCTGCTCCAATGCCGCCGACACCCTGA
- the SNX22 gene encoding sorting nexin-22 isoform X2 — translation MLEVHIPSVGPEKGHMVFRVEVLCRGRRHIVQRRYREFHALHKRIKKLYKVPDFPSKRLPNWRTRGLEQRRQGLEAYIQGILYLNQDVPKELLEFLSLRHWPTDPKASNRGSQLYHRPVVSFPMDPYICTPSPGSRRGEMSSAPLLSIPHQPGFTTDVNRK, via the exons ATGCTGGAAGTTCACATCCCGTCGGTGGGGCCCGAGAAAGGCCACATG GTGTTCCGAGTGGAGGTGCTGTGCCGCGGGCGCAGACACATCGTGCAGAGGCGCTACAGAGAGTTCCACGCGCTCCACAAGCGG ATCAAGAAACTGTACAAAGTGCCGGACTTCCCCTCCAAACGCCTGCCCAACTGGAGGACGAGAGGGCTGGAGCAGCGGCGGCAGGGCTTGGAGGCCTATATCCAG ggcatcctatACTTGAACCAGGATGTGCCCAAGGAACTACTGGAATTCCTGAGTCTTCGGCACTGGCCCACAGACCCCAAGGCCAGCAACCGGGG CTCGCAGCTGTATCACCGGCCTGTCGTCAGCTTCCCCATGGATCCTTACATTTGCACCCCATCCCCAG GGAGCAGACGTGGTGAAATGAGCTCGGCTCCCCTGCTCTCCATTCCTCACCAGCCTGGCTTTACCACAGATGTGAACAGAAAGTGA
- the SNX1 gene encoding sorting nexin-1 isoform X3: MNPEESKPQSPKRIASLLPINSGSKENGIHEEQDQEPQDLFADATVELSLDSTQNNQKKVPAKTLISLPPQEATNSSKPQPSYEELEEEEQEDQFDLTVGITDPEKIGDGMNAYVAYKVTTQTSLPMFRSKHFAVKRRFSDFLGLYEKLSEKHSQNGFIVPPPPEKSLIGMTKVKVGKEDSSSAEFLEKRRAALERYLQRIVNHPTMLQDPDVREFLEKEELPRAVGTQTLSGAGLLKMFNKATDAVSKMTIKMNESDIWFEEKLQEVECEEQRLRKLHAVVETLVNHRKELALNTAQFAKSLAMLGSSEDNTALSRALSQLAEVEEKIEQLHQEQANNDFFLLAELLSDYIRLLAIVRAAFDQRMKTWQRWQDAQTTLQKKREAEARLLWANKPDKLQQAKDEIVEWESRVTQYERDFERISTVVRKEVIRFEKEKSRDFRNHVIKYLETLLHSQQQLAKYWEAFLPEAKAIS, translated from the exons agTAAGCCCCAGTCTCCAAAGAGAATTGCTTCCCTTCTTCCCATCAACAGTGGCTCCAAAGAAAATGGGATTCATGAGGAACAAGATCAAGAGCCACAGGATCTCTTTGCAG ATGCCACAGTGGAGCTATCCCTGGACAGCACACAAAATAATCAGAAGAAGGTGCCAGCCAAAACACTCATTTCTCTTCCTCCACAGGAGGCCACAAATTCTTCTAAGCCCCAGCCAAGCTATGAGGAG cTAGAGGAAGAAGAACAGGAAGACCAATTTGATTTGACAGTCGGTATAACTGATCCTGAGAAGATAG GGGACGGTATGAATGCCTATGTGGCCTACAAAGTTACAACACAG ACAAGCTTACCAATGTTCAGAAGTAAACACTTTGCAGTGAAAAGAAGATTTAGTGACTTCTTGGGTCTTTATGAGAAGCTTTCAGAGAAGCACTCCCAGAATGGCTTTATTGTCCCTCCTCCACCTGAGAAGAGCCTAATAG GAATGACAAAAGTAAAAGTTGGAAAGGAAGATTCTTCTTCTGCAGAATTTCTTGAAAAACGGAGGGCTGCTCTAGAAAG GTACCTTCAGAGGATTGTGAATCATCCTACCATGTTACAGGACCCTGATGTCAGAGAGTTCTTGGAAAAAGAAGAG CTGCCACGTGCTGTGGGTACCCAGACATTGAGTGGCGCTGGTCTCCTCAAGATGTTCAACAAAGCTACAGATGCGGTCAGCAAAATGACCATCAAGATGAATGAATCTGACATT TGGTTTGAGGAGAAGCTCCAGGAGGTAGAGTGTGAGGAGCAGCGCTTACGGAAACTGCATGCCGTTGTAGAAACTCTAGTCAACCACAGGAAAG AGCTAGCGCTAAACACAGCCCAGTTTGCCAAGAGTCTCGCCATGCTTGGGAGCTCTGAGGACAACACAGCACTGTCACGGGCTCTCTCCCAGCTGGCTGAGGTGGAAGAAAAGATCGAGCAGCTCCACCAGGAACAGGCCAACAATGACTTCTTCCTCCTCGCGGAGCTCCTGAGTGACTATATTCGCCTCCTGGCCATAGTCCGC GCCGCCTTTGACCAGCGGATGAAGACGTGGCAGCGCTGGCAGGATGCTCAGACCACCCTGCAGAAGAAGCGGGAGGCTGAGGCTCGGCTGCTGTGGGCCAACAAGCCGGACAAGCTGCAGCAGGCCAAGGATGAGATTGTAGAG TGGGAGTCTCGGGTGACTCAGTATGAAAGGGACTTTGAAAGGATTTCAACTGTGGTCCGAAAAGAAGTGATACGGTTTGAG AAAGAGAAATCCAGGGACTTCAGAAACCACGTGATCAAGTACCTCGAGACACTCCTGCATTCACAGCAGCAG CTGGCTAAGTACTGGGAAGCCTTCCTTCCTGAGGCAAAGGCCATCTCCTAA
- the SNX1 gene encoding sorting nexin-1 isoform X2, which yields MASGGGGCSASERLPPPFPGLEPESEGAVGGSEPEAGDSDTEGEDIFTGAAAVSKPQSPKRIASLLPINSGSKENGIHEEQDQEPQDLFADATVELSLDSTQNNQKKVPAKTLISLPPQEATNSSKPQPSYEELEEEEQEDQFDLTVGITDPEKIGDGMNAYVAYKVTTQTSLPMFRSKHFAVKRRFSDFLGLYEKLSEKHSQNGFIVPPPPEKSLIGMTKVKVGKEDSSSAEFLEKRRAALERYLQRIVNHPTMLQDPDVREFLEKEELPRAVGTQTLSGAGLLKMFNKATDAVSKMTIKMNESDIWFEEKLQEVECEEQRLRKLHAVVETLVNHRKELALNTAQFAKSLAMLGSSEDNTALSRALSQLAEVEEKIEQLHQEQANNDFFLLAELLSDYIRLLAIVRAAFDQRMKTWQRWQDAQTTLQKKREAEARLLWANKPDKLQQAKDEIVEWESRVTQYERDFERISTVVRKEVIRFEKEKSRDFRNHVIKYLETLLHSQQQLAKYWEAFLPEAKAIS from the exons agTAAGCCCCAGTCTCCAAAGAGAATTGCTTCCCTTCTTCCCATCAACAGTGGCTCCAAAGAAAATGGGATTCATGAGGAACAAGATCAAGAGCCACAGGATCTCTTTGCAG ATGCCACAGTGGAGCTATCCCTGGACAGCACACAAAATAATCAGAAGAAGGTGCCAGCCAAAACACTCATTTCTCTTCCTCCACAGGAGGCCACAAATTCTTCTAAGCCCCAGCCAAGCTATGAGGAG cTAGAGGAAGAAGAACAGGAAGACCAATTTGATTTGACAGTCGGTATAACTGATCCTGAGAAGATAG GGGACGGTATGAATGCCTATGTGGCCTACAAAGTTACAACACAG ACAAGCTTACCAATGTTCAGAAGTAAACACTTTGCAGTGAAAAGAAGATTTAGTGACTTCTTGGGTCTTTATGAGAAGCTTTCAGAGAAGCACTCCCAGAATGGCTTTATTGTCCCTCCTCCACCTGAGAAGAGCCTAATAG GAATGACAAAAGTAAAAGTTGGAAAGGAAGATTCTTCTTCTGCAGAATTTCTTGAAAAACGGAGGGCTGCTCTAGAAAG GTACCTTCAGAGGATTGTGAATCATCCTACCATGTTACAGGACCCTGATGTCAGAGAGTTCTTGGAAAAAGAAGAG CTGCCACGTGCTGTGGGTACCCAGACATTGAGTGGCGCTGGTCTCCTCAAGATGTTCAACAAAGCTACAGATGCGGTCAGCAAAATGACCATCAAGATGAATGAATCTGACATT TGGTTTGAGGAGAAGCTCCAGGAGGTAGAGTGTGAGGAGCAGCGCTTACGGAAACTGCATGCCGTTGTAGAAACTCTAGTCAACCACAGGAAAG AGCTAGCGCTAAACACAGCCCAGTTTGCCAAGAGTCTCGCCATGCTTGGGAGCTCTGAGGACAACACAGCACTGTCACGGGCTCTCTCCCAGCTGGCTGAGGTGGAAGAAAAGATCGAGCAGCTCCACCAGGAACAGGCCAACAATGACTTCTTCCTCCTCGCGGAGCTCCTGAGTGACTATATTCGCCTCCTGGCCATAGTCCGC GCCGCCTTTGACCAGCGGATGAAGACGTGGCAGCGCTGGCAGGATGCTCAGACCACCCTGCAGAAGAAGCGGGAGGCTGAGGCTCGGCTGCTGTGGGCCAACAAGCCGGACAAGCTGCAGCAGGCCAAGGATGAGATTGTAGAG TGGGAGTCTCGGGTGACTCAGTATGAAAGGGACTTTGAAAGGATTTCAACTGTGGTCCGAAAAGAAGTGATACGGTTTGAG AAAGAGAAATCCAGGGACTTCAGAAACCACGTGATCAAGTACCTCGAGACACTCCTGCATTCACAGCAGCAG CTGGCTAAGTACTGGGAAGCCTTCCTTCCTGAGGCAAAGGCCATCTCCTAA